A genomic segment from Pseudomonas sp. M30-35 encodes:
- a CDS encoding alkyl/aryl-sulfatase, producing MLGLVTKRLSLAVLSTVVITSSAFAAPNEATDTTKKANEAIANYLPFTNKQDFEDARRGFIADLPSPVIKGKDGKTVIDLTQYDFLNKEGEAPATVNPSLWRQSQLLAIRGLFKVVDGIYQVRNIDLANMTFVRGKTGWIVIDPLTSDETAKAALDLINDKVERLPVSAVLITHSHLDHFAGLRAIVDEADVKSGKVPLIAPEGFMEEAVSENVFAGTAMSRRASYMFGNLLPKNPKGNVGAGLGITTAAGDITLLEPNKLIGKTGEKMTIDGVDVEFQMAPGTEAPAEMLFYFPQFKALDLAEDANHTLHNLLTLRGAKVRSAQKWSSTLGETLDMWGDKAEVSFGSHHWPQWGQERVVEHLEKQRDLYKYINDQTLRMANQGMTMNEIAEEFVLPDSLAKEFYNRSYYGDLKHNVRATYQLYLGFWDGNPANFNPLPPVEEARKYVAMVGADKMLANAQEAYDKGEYRWSATVTNKLVFADPENQAARNLEADALEQMGYQAESGPARNFYLSGAQELRNGVKKMITPNASSPDLIRSMTTEMILDFVAVHLNGPKVGDKNYAFNLEFPDTQEKFLLTVKNGVMNYAKDKTRKAVDGSVTLNRSVLNDIALGKLKMGNLTESGEVTVDGDKAKFKEMLSNLDTFNFWFKISEP from the coding sequence TCCCTTGCAGTACTTTCCACTGTGGTTATTACCAGCAGTGCATTTGCTGCGCCTAATGAAGCAACCGACACAACCAAGAAAGCCAACGAGGCAATCGCGAACTACCTCCCCTTCACCAATAAGCAAGATTTCGAAGACGCCAGGCGCGGCTTCATTGCTGACCTGCCTAGCCCGGTAATTAAAGGCAAGGACGGCAAGACTGTTATCGACCTGACACAGTATGACTTCCTTAATAAAGAAGGCGAGGCACCGGCAACCGTAAACCCGAGCCTATGGCGTCAATCGCAGCTGTTGGCAATTCGCGGCCTGTTCAAAGTGGTGGATGGCATTTATCAGGTGCGCAACATCGACTTGGCGAATATGACGTTCGTGCGCGGTAAAACCGGCTGGATTGTGATTGATCCGCTGACCTCAGACGAAACAGCCAAGGCGGCACTGGACCTGATCAACGATAAAGTCGAGAGACTGCCTGTTTCGGCGGTGCTCATCACTCACTCACACCTCGATCACTTCGCGGGGCTGCGTGCAATCGTCGATGAGGCCGATGTTAAGTCAGGCAAGGTTCCACTCATTGCGCCTGAAGGCTTTATGGAAGAAGCCGTGAGCGAGAACGTATTTGCTGGCACAGCGATGAGCCGTCGCGCCTCGTACATGTTCGGCAACCTGCTACCGAAAAATCCCAAAGGTAACGTCGGGGCTGGTCTAGGTATCACCACTGCTGCCGGCGATATCACTCTGCTTGAGCCGAACAAGTTGATCGGCAAGACTGGCGAGAAGATGACCATTGACGGTGTCGATGTAGAATTCCAAATGGCGCCTGGCACCGAAGCGCCAGCGGAAATGCTCTTCTACTTCCCGCAGTTTAAAGCACTGGATTTAGCCGAAGACGCCAACCACACCCTGCACAACTTGCTCACCCTGCGCGGCGCCAAAGTACGCAGCGCACAAAAGTGGTCCAGCACCCTGGGTGAAACCCTCGACATGTGGGGCGACAAAGCTGAAGTTTCGTTTGGTAGCCACCACTGGCCACAATGGGGGCAAGAAAGGGTTGTCGAACACCTGGAAAAACAACGCGACCTGTACAAATACATCAACGATCAAACACTGCGCATGGCTAACCAAGGCATGACCATGAATGAGATCGCTGAAGAATTCGTGCTGCCAGACAGCTTGGCCAAAGAGTTCTACAACCGCAGTTATTACGGTGACCTGAAGCACAACGTACGCGCGACGTATCAGTTGTACCTCGGCTTCTGGGACGGTAACCCAGCTAACTTCAACCCGCTGCCGCCGGTAGAAGAAGCCAGGAAGTATGTTGCAATGGTAGGTGCCGACAAGATGCTGGCAAATGCCCAGGAAGCTTACGATAAAGGCGAGTATCGCTGGTCCGCGACTGTAACCAACAAGCTGGTGTTTGCTGATCCAGAAAACCAGGCAGCCCGTAACCTAGAAGCCGATGCACTCGAGCAAATGGGTTATCAGGCCGAATCCGGTCCTGCACGTAACTTCTACTTGAGTGGTGCTCAAGAACTGCGTAACGGTGTTAAGAAAATGATTACACCTAACGCCAGTTCTCCTGACCTCATTCGCAGCATGACCACGGAAATGATCCTGGACTTCGTGGCCGTTCACCTTAATGGTCCTAAGGTCGGCGATAAGAACTATGCCTTCAATCTTGAGTTCCCAGACACCCAAGAGAAGTTTCTGTTAACGGTCAAAAATGGCGTGATGAATTATGCCAAGGACAAGACCCGCAAGGCAGTTGACGGCTCAGTGACCCTCAACCGCAGCGTTCTCAATGACATCGCTCTGGGTAAATTGAAAATGGGCAACTTGACTGAAAGCGGCGAAGTGACAGTCGACGGTGACAAAGCCAAGTTCAAGGAAATGTTGAGCAACCTCGACACCTTCAATTTCTGGTTCAAAATTTCTGAACCATAA